From Granulicella sp. WH15, the proteins below share one genomic window:
- a CDS encoding energy transducer TonB, which yields MVPNLFGTNAISDGRTYSVLLIDDNKNKIPTGTELFVQGTISNLSWTRDNTCDWTLINGRASIQHGDNPLLYCRFSVALTEKRVDGEDMWPAAALVCDVTPRELKEVLRLYHHGDTVQAHGTYAASLDFEAVSNSLGRFGAPLLEDCTFASPTKHVVRTAEEAKSAVADNWGDATTMRALQKPTAKNEASASQIYSLMDKGYREHPGPQPGADNAFERPANESPARPQAAAAAAAAAAAKPVATAWVQPPRLLVKVDPVYPEGARAKGIAGMVGVGFTIDPQGHPVDLRVVKSVCPSLDLAALDAVSKYRFAPPADSGPHNMQVGITFR from the coding sequence ATGGTGCCCAATCTATTTGGCACAAATGCTATTTCAGATGGGCGGACGTATAGCGTCCTTCTTATCGACGACAACAAGAACAAGATCCCTACCGGCACGGAACTGTTCGTCCAGGGAACGATATCGAATCTATCTTGGACGCGAGACAATACTTGCGACTGGACCCTGATCAATGGTCGAGCAAGTATCCAACACGGCGACAATCCCTTGCTGTACTGCCGGTTCTCTGTGGCCCTCACTGAAAAGCGCGTAGACGGCGAAGACATGTGGCCCGCCGCAGCGCTGGTGTGCGACGTTACGCCACGAGAGCTGAAAGAAGTTTTACGGCTTTACCACCATGGCGATACCGTGCAGGCACACGGTACCTATGCGGCGTCGCTAGACTTCGAAGCAGTCTCCAATTCACTAGGTCGATTCGGTGCGCCGCTCCTTGAGGACTGCACGTTCGCCAGTCCAACAAAGCATGTTGTACGAACTGCAGAAGAGGCGAAGAGCGCCGTTGCAGACAACTGGGGCGACGCGACAACGATGCGCGCACTGCAAAAGCCCACGGCTAAGAACGAAGCCTCGGCCAGCCAGATCTACTCGCTGATGGATAAGGGCTACAGAGAGCACCCTGGCCCGCAGCCCGGCGCGGACAATGCCTTTGAACGTCCGGCGAACGAATCGCCCGCCAGACCGCAAGCGGCGGCGGCGGCGGCGGCGGCGGCGGCGGCGAAACCCGTCGCCACAGCGTGGGTACAGCCGCCACGCCTGCTGGTCAAAGTTGACCCCGTATACCCAGAGGGAGCACGTGCGAAGGGCATAGCCGGCATGGTTGGGGTTGGGTTTACTATCGATCCACAGGGTCATCCGGTAGACCTGCGCGTGGTCAAGTCAGTGTGCCCGTCGCTCGACCTGGCTGCACTCGATGCGGTTTCGAAGTATCGATTCGCACCGCCCGCGGATTCCGGGCCTCATAACATGCAGGTTGGCATTACCTTTAGATAA
- a CDS encoding polysaccharide deacetylase family protein — MSALIVSGVAAVGLAAGGFAYAANWPTSQIFGRTIVAGDDPNEIALTYDDGPNPAATPELLAVLAKHRVRATFFLIGRFVQEQPLLARQIAAEGHAIGCHTMTHPKLTLLPEARIRGEIGDSQKAVEDAIGAPVRLFRPPHGARRPAVMRVARELGMSTVMWNCIVGDWNPVSAETLLGRIESRVARNREAGQGSSVVLHDGGHLGLGASRLESVKATDLLIQRILGTKWVTPERWVRG; from the coding sequence ATGAGTGCTCTGATCGTGTCGGGAGTAGCGGCAGTTGGGTTGGCGGCGGGTGGTTTTGCCTACGCCGCCAACTGGCCGACCTCGCAGATCTTCGGCCGGACGATCGTTGCAGGCGACGACCCCAACGAGATCGCCCTGACCTATGACGATGGGCCGAATCCGGCGGCGACGCCGGAGCTGCTGGCCGTGCTCGCGAAGCACCGGGTGCGGGCTACCTTTTTTTTGATCGGCAGATTTGTGCAGGAGCAGCCCTTGCTGGCACGGCAGATTGCGGCTGAAGGCCACGCCATTGGCTGCCATACGATGACTCATCCCAAGCTGACGTTGCTGCCCGAGGCTCGGATCAGGGGAGAGATTGGGGATTCTCAGAAGGCGGTCGAGGATGCGATTGGCGCGCCGGTGAGGCTGTTTCGGCCTCCTCATGGGGCGCGTCGACCGGCTGTGATGCGCGTGGCGCGGGAGCTGGGGATGAGCACCGTGATGTGGAACTGCATCGTGGGGGATTGGAATCCCGTCTCTGCCGAGACCCTTCTGGGACGGATTGAGAGCCGGGTGGCCCGGAATCGCGAGGCTGGTCAAGGGAGCAGCGTGGTGCTGCACGATGGGGGGCATCTGGGGTTGGGGGCTTCTCGGTTGGAGAGCGTCAAGGCCACAGATCTGTTGATTCAGCGGATTTTAGGGACGAAGTGGGTGACCCCGGAGCGGTGGGTTCGAGGGTAG
- a CDS encoding peroxiredoxin, with protein MSAPTQPNDIVENFTTQDQDGNTVSLADHVASPVVLFFYPRADTSGCTIEACGFRDTFTQLRKAGVVVLGISRDTVKAQKKFAVKYDLQYPLLADPDEKICDYFGVIKPKNMYGKLVKGIERTTYLIAPADSEGKQRLLHVWPKVKPEGHAEAVLNHVKNAG; from the coding sequence ATGAGCGCACCGACACAACCGAACGATATCGTCGAGAACTTCACCACGCAGGATCAGGATGGCAACACGGTTTCGCTCGCGGATCACGTGGCTTCGCCCGTGGTTCTGTTCTTCTATCCCCGCGCCGATACCTCCGGCTGCACCATCGAGGCGTGCGGTTTCCGTGACACGTTTACCCAGTTGCGCAAGGCGGGCGTGGTGGTGCTGGGCATCTCGCGCGACACCGTGAAGGCGCAGAAGAAGTTCGCCGTGAAGTACGACCTGCAGTACCCGTTGCTGGCCGATCCGGATGAGAAGATCTGCGACTATTTCGGTGTAATTAAGCCGAAAAACATGTACGGCAAGCTGGTGAAGGGGATCGAGCGGACGACCTACCTGATCGCTCCGGCGGACTCCGAGGGCAAGCAGCGGCTGCTGCACGTCTGGCCCAAAGTGAAGCCCGAAGGCCACGCGGAAGCCGTGCTGAACCATGTAAAAAACGCCGGGTAG
- a CDS encoding IS1595 family transposase has product MFELFAMVPDAETARLYLEARRWPNGVICPTCGTQQSITPRKKGVYRCNPCKLDFTIRTGSIFERSHIPLHKWMYAMYLVVTARKGISSMQLAKEIGITQKSAWFMLQRLREACGDDSTTPTKLFGVVEVDETFVGGKEKNKHAKKKLNAGRGTVGKTVVMGLRQRGGRTIAKIIKNTTRTVLQGTVQALVAPGSVVCTDEAYGYVGLRGTAYDHLTVMHSAGEFHRDGIHTNGIESVWALLKRGIVGVWHQVSAKHLDRYVNEVTFRLNDANVKDHTLIRLNNFIAAADGKRLTYARLIA; this is encoded by the coding sequence ATGTTCGAACTCTTTGCCATGGTCCCCGACGCCGAGACGGCTCGGCTTTATCTGGAGGCCCGGCGGTGGCCGAACGGTGTCATTTGTCCTACATGCGGCACGCAGCAGAGCATCACACCGCGCAAGAAGGGTGTCTATCGCTGCAACCCTTGCAAGCTCGACTTCACCATTCGCACCGGCAGCATCTTCGAGCGCAGCCACATTCCGCTGCACAAGTGGATGTACGCCATGTACCTTGTCGTAACTGCACGCAAGGGAATCAGCTCGATGCAGCTTGCCAAGGAGATTGGGATTACGCAGAAGTCCGCGTGGTTTATGCTGCAACGTTTACGCGAGGCATGTGGAGACGATTCAACGACGCCCACAAAGCTCTTTGGCGTCGTCGAAGTGGACGAGACGTTCGTAGGCGGCAAGGAAAAGAACAAGCACGCAAAGAAGAAGCTCAATGCCGGACGCGGCACCGTCGGCAAGACGGTCGTAATGGGGTTGCGTCAGCGCGGCGGTCGCACCATCGCGAAGATAATCAAGAACACCACCAGGACGGTGCTACAGGGCACCGTGCAGGCTCTTGTAGCGCCCGGTTCTGTTGTGTGCACGGATGAGGCGTACGGTTATGTCGGATTGCGTGGTACGGCCTACGACCATTTGACTGTGATGCACTCCGCAGGTGAGTTCCATCGTGATGGTATTCATACAAACGGCATCGAGAGTGTCTGGGCATTGTTGAAACGTGGCATAGTGGGGGTGTGGCATCAGGTGAGCGCTAAACATCTGGACCGCTACGTAAACGAGGTAACGTTCCGCCTGAACGACGCCAACGTGAAAGATCACACCTTGATTCGGCTGAATAACTTCATCGCTGCTGCGGACGGAAAACGATTGACATACGCGAGGTTGATCGCATGA
- a CDS encoding MFS transporter, translated as MSTAPTASATGMPEPLSMREVLAVPTMRRLWYAQIVSNFGDFLALFAVISVLTFKLHATPEQVTGVQISYLLPIAVLGVLAGVFVDRWPLKPTLVSSDMIRAGLVLLLMVAHSAMSFYLVLAAISVVSSFFSPAQGVAIRSAVPLHGLRSANSLMQQVMFGMRIVGPPTAAFLVASFGEKVCFWVDAISFVASGSLIASLALSRPSVEKKAEALIGKDTPQTGSKTGLASIWPDMKQGIGFIVHHAALLFVILALASGMFVLGCFGPLIAVYVRDTLHASTKVFGVASAMIGVGMFAGVNVLNTFGKKLKNTTLVYAGLGGIAVGLVVLTSVPFVWATILGDLMIGFAVAGIVIPSNVMIQQETPAELMGRVGSTVMSLVFTAQIAGLVLSGQLAERIGVRHVFAVCAGMLVVLVVVGKMWMEPKDEGHAKQ; from the coding sequence ATGAGCACTGCTCCGACCGCCTCCGCTACTGGTATGCCCGAACCGCTGTCTATGCGCGAGGTGCTGGCTGTTCCCACCATGCGTCGGCTCTGGTACGCGCAGATCGTCTCCAACTTCGGCGATTTTCTGGCGCTGTTTGCCGTCATCAGCGTGTTGACCTTCAAGCTCCACGCCACACCCGAACAGGTGACCGGTGTGCAGATCTCTTACCTGCTGCCCATCGCCGTGCTGGGTGTGCTGGCTGGAGTCTTCGTCGATCGCTGGCCGTTGAAGCCGACGTTGGTTTCAAGCGATATGATCCGCGCTGGACTGGTGCTGCTGCTGATGGTGGCCCATAGCGCCATGAGCTTTTATCTGGTGCTGGCGGCGATCAGCGTGGTTTCCAGTTTCTTCAGCCCGGCGCAGGGCGTGGCCATACGGTCGGCGGTGCCGCTGCATGGGCTGAGGTCGGCGAACTCGCTGATGCAGCAGGTGATGTTCGGGATGAGGATCGTCGGGCCTCCGACAGCGGCGTTTCTGGTTGCGTCGTTCGGCGAGAAGGTCTGTTTCTGGGTGGATGCGATTAGTTTTGTGGCCTCGGGGAGCTTGATTGCCAGCCTCGCGTTGAGCCGTCCTTCCGTGGAGAAGAAGGCCGAGGCGCTGATCGGCAAGGACACGCCCCAAACCGGCTCCAAGACCGGGCTGGCGAGCATCTGGCCGGATATGAAGCAGGGGATCGGCTTTATTGTTCACCATGCGGCGCTGCTGTTCGTGATCCTGGCGCTGGCCTCGGGGATGTTTGTGCTGGGTTGCTTTGGGCCGCTGATCGCGGTGTATGTGCGGGATACGCTTCATGCTTCGACGAAGGTGTTTGGCGTGGCCAGCGCGATGATCGGGGTGGGGATGTTCGCGGGCGTGAACGTGCTGAACACCTTTGGCAAGAAGCTGAAGAATACGACGCTGGTGTATGCCGGGTTGGGCGGGATCGCGGTGGGGTTGGTGGTGCTGACGTCCGTGCCGTTTGTCTGGGCGACGATTCTGGGCGATCTGATGATTGGGTTTGCGGTGGCGGGGATTGTGATTCCGTCGAATGTGATGATCCAGCAGGAGACCCCGGCGGAGCTGATGGGGCGGGTTGGATCGACGGTGATGAGTCTGGTGTTTACGGCTCAGATTGCGGGGTTGGTGTTGAGTGGGCAGTTGGCCGAGAGGATCGGCGTACGGCATGTGTTTGCGGTTTGTGCGGGGATGTTGGTGGTGTTGGTGGTGGTGGGGAAGATGTGGATGGAGCCGAAGGACGAGGGCCACGCGAAGCAGTAA
- the fabD gene encoding ACP S-malonyltransferase, protein MSTLKPAFLFPGQGSQTVGMGRDLYDNFPSARTTFEEADEALQFPLSRLIFDGPADDLQLTEHTQPAILTVSIAAYRVLIDALKPLGIAPAMAAGHSLGEYSAHVAAGTLSFADAVRTVRSRGQFMQQAVPPGVGSMAAILGLPAAQIADLCKQASTGPQEIVSPANLNSPDQTVISGSLAAVERAAELCKAAGAKKTVILKVSAPFHCALMQPAEDALATTLEGITFNDPAYPVAANVDARLLTQASEVRDCLVRQVTGSVRWVECIQLLIAEGATHFIEVGPGRVLSGLMRQIDRAQKALNVEDSVSLDKTLTALTAKPEEETQA, encoded by the coding sequence ATGAGTACTCTAAAACCAGCCTTCCTCTTCCCCGGCCAGGGCTCCCAGACCGTCGGCATGGGCCGCGACCTCTACGACAACTTCCCGAGCGCCCGAACGACGTTCGAAGAGGCCGACGAGGCCCTCCAGTTCCCTCTCTCGCGCCTGATCTTCGACGGCCCCGCCGACGACCTCCAGCTCACCGAGCACACCCAGCCCGCCATCCTGACCGTCTCCATCGCGGCCTACCGGGTCCTGATCGACGCCCTCAAGCCCCTCGGGATCGCCCCCGCGATGGCCGCCGGACACTCGCTCGGCGAGTACTCGGCCCACGTCGCTGCCGGGACGCTCTCGTTCGCCGACGCGGTCCGCACCGTCCGCTCCCGTGGCCAGTTCATGCAGCAGGCCGTCCCTCCCGGCGTCGGCTCGATGGCCGCCATCCTCGGCCTGCCCGCCGCGCAGATCGCCGATCTCTGCAAACAAGCCTCCACCGGCCCTCAAGAGATCGTCTCCCCGGCCAACCTGAACTCCCCCGACCAGACCGTCATCTCCGGCTCGTTGGCAGCAGTGGAACGCGCCGCCGAGCTGTGCAAGGCCGCCGGAGCCAAGAAAACGGTGATCCTGAAGGTCTCGGCCCCCTTCCACTGCGCTCTAATGCAGCCCGCCGAGGACGCCCTCGCCACCACGCTCGAAGGCATCACCTTCAACGACCCGGCCTACCCCGTCGCGGCCAACGTGGACGCGCGCCTGCTCACCCAGGCATCCGAGGTCCGCGACTGCCTGGTCCGCCAGGTCACCGGATCGGTGCGCTGGGTGGAGTGCATCCAGTTGCTGATAGCCGAAGGCGCGACCCACTTCATCGAAGTCGGCCCTGGCCGCGTGCTGAGCGGGCTGATGCGCCAGATCGACCGCGCCCAGAAGGCTTTGAATGTGGAAGATTCCGTATCGCTGGACAAGACCCTGACCGCACTGACGGCCAAACCGGAAGAGGAGACCCAGGCATGA
- the purN gene encoding phosphoribosylglycinamide formyltransferase has product MVKLGILLSGRGSNFLAIAEAIREGGLPGVEIAVVLSNRAAAPGLEAARALGIPSFAIPAAGLTPEERDQLFIARLREFGVDLVCLAGYMRLVSPGFVAAFPDRILNVHPSLLPAFPGLNAQGQALEFGVKVTGCTVHFVDEHLDHGVIVLQRTVPVEDGDTEETLSARVLVQEHQAYAEAIGRVVSGEYQAVGRRYLKVSDRHAKQ; this is encoded by the coding sequence ATGGTCAAGTTGGGGATTCTGCTGTCGGGGCGGGGGTCGAATTTTCTGGCGATCGCGGAGGCGATCCGCGAGGGTGGGCTGCCGGGGGTGGAGATCGCTGTCGTGCTCTCGAACCGGGCGGCCGCGCCGGGGCTGGAGGCCGCGCGGGCGTTGGGGATTCCCAGCTTTGCGATCCCTGCCGCCGGGCTGACCCCGGAGGAGCGGGATCAGCTCTTTATCGCTCGACTGCGGGAGTTTGGGGTGGACTTGGTTTGCCTCGCTGGGTATATGCGGCTGGTCTCGCCGGGGTTTGTGGCGGCGTTTCCGGATCGGATTCTGAATGTGCATCCTTCGTTGCTGCCTGCGTTTCCGGGGTTGAATGCGCAGGGGCAGGCGCTGGAGTTCGGGGTCAAGGTGACCGGGTGTACGGTGCATTTTGTGGATGAGCACCTGGATCATGGGGTGATCGTGTTGCAACGGACCGTTCCTGTAGAAGATGGAGATACCGAGGAGACGCTCTCGGCGCGAGTGCTGGTGCAGGAGCATCAGGCTTATGCGGAGGCGATTGGGCGGGTGGTCTCGGGGGAGTATCAGGCAGTGGGGCGGCGGTATTTGAAAGTTTCCGACCGGCACGCGAAGCAGTAA
- a CDS encoding DUF4126 domain-containing protein, with the protein MHVTPSSIAAIVIALSFAAGLNVYATVMSLGLMARLHWVALPPGLESLQNPWIIGSSALLFAGEFVADKIPGFDLFWNALHTFIRIPVAALLAYAASSHLSPELQLLITCIGAAFATIAHSSKTALRVAVTPSPEPVSNVALSTAEDGLSMGVVWVALHHPWIAASTVLALSIAGVIMMLLSFHLLRKAFHRLRNQLREAF; encoded by the coding sequence ATGCACGTCACGCCCTCCAGCATCGCGGCCATCGTCATCGCGCTCAGCTTCGCGGCGGGCCTGAATGTCTACGCCACGGTCATGTCTCTCGGCCTGATGGCGCGCCTGCACTGGGTGGCCCTTCCTCCCGGCCTAGAGTCCCTCCAGAACCCCTGGATCATTGGCTCCAGCGCCCTTCTCTTCGCGGGCGAGTTCGTCGCCGACAAGATCCCCGGCTTCGACCTCTTCTGGAACGCCCTCCACACCTTCATCCGCATCCCCGTGGCGGCGCTTCTGGCCTACGCGGCCAGCTCGCACCTCTCGCCGGAGCTGCAACTCCTCATCACCTGTATCGGCGCGGCCTTCGCCACCATCGCCCACAGCTCCAAGACGGCTCTCCGCGTAGCCGTCACCCCCAGCCCCGAGCCGGTCTCGAACGTCGCTCTCAGCACGGCGGAGGACGGCCTCTCGATGGGCGTAGTCTGGGTCGCCCTGCATCATCCGTGGATCGCAGCCAGCACGGTCCTGGCGCTCAGCATCGCCGGAGTCATCATGATGCTCCTGAGCTTCCACCTGCTGCGCAAAGCCTTCCACCGCCTGCGCAACCAGCTCCGCGAAGCCTTCTAA
- the purM gene encoding phosphoribosylformylglycinamidine cyclo-ligase produces the protein MPDAESETKPAAKKNSGGATVSYADAGVDITAGDRAKQRIKMLARKTFNKQVLSEIGGFGGLFALDLAKYPEPVLVSSADGVGTKLKVAFELGIHHTVGADLVNHCVNDIAVQGATPLFFLDYLATGRLENSVVETVVRGISEACRANGCALIGGETAQMPGFYADGEYDLAGTIIGAVNRPNIITGAGIVNGDVLLGLPSNGLHTNGYSLARKLLFEVAKYGPEQYVNELKDKTGAALMRTHRSYLGVIKKLTGPGLVSGMAHITGGGITENLPRILPKGLDAVIDRASWPVPPLFEHLQQLGNVDEDEMFRTFNMGIGLIAVIPAEQVKKVKAILNRANERHFLIGRITRGTRKVVYN, from the coding sequence CTGCCCGACGCGGAGAGCGAGACAAAACCGGCTGCCAAGAAAAACAGCGGCGGGGCCACGGTCTCGTACGCCGATGCCGGTGTCGATATCACCGCCGGTGACCGGGCCAAGCAGCGCATCAAGATGCTGGCGCGCAAGACATTCAACAAGCAGGTGCTGAGCGAGATCGGCGGCTTCGGCGGGCTGTTTGCGCTGGACCTCGCCAAGTATCCCGAGCCGGTGCTGGTCTCGAGCGCGGACGGCGTGGGCACCAAGCTGAAGGTGGCCTTCGAGCTGGGGATTCACCATACGGTCGGGGCGGACCTGGTGAACCATTGCGTGAACGACATCGCCGTGCAGGGTGCGACTCCGCTGTTCTTCCTTGATTATCTGGCGACAGGGCGGCTCGAGAACTCGGTCGTCGAGACGGTCGTGCGCGGCATCTCGGAGGCCTGCCGGGCCAATGGCTGCGCGCTGATCGGCGGGGAGACGGCGCAGATGCCGGGGTTCTACGCGGACGGCGAGTATGACCTGGCGGGAACGATCATCGGCGCGGTGAACCGGCCGAATATCATCACCGGCGCGGGCATCGTGAACGGCGATGTGTTGCTGGGGCTGCCCTCGAACGGGCTGCACACGAACGGCTACTCGCTGGCGCGGAAGCTGCTCTTCGAGGTGGCGAAGTACGGGCCGGAGCAGTACGTGAACGAGCTGAAGGACAAGACCGGCGCGGCGCTGATGCGGACGCACCGGAGCTACCTGGGCGTCATCAAGAAGCTGACGGGGCCGGGGCTGGTCTCGGGCATGGCGCATATCACCGGCGGCGGTATTACCGAGAACCTGCCGCGGATTCTGCCCAAGGGACTGGATGCGGTGATCGACCGGGCGAGCTGGCCGGTGCCGCCGCTGTTTGAGCATTTGCAGCAGCTCGGCAATGTGGACGAGGACGAGATGTTCCGGACCTTCAACATGGGCATCGGGCTGATCGCGGTGATTCCGGCGGAGCAGGTGAAGAAGGTGAAGGCGATTCTGAACCGGGCCAATGAACGGCACTTCCTGATCGGGCGGATTACGCGGGGGACGCGTAAGGTCGTTTACAACTAA
- a CDS encoding site-2 protease family protein → MNPSVATPQIEAPEPVFNCPQCSHWLPAGTIACPDCQHIIYSDHLRRIALAANEQERSQQWAAARELWQTALPWLPPGTQTDSVHAKVQQLTARIQSGEDRKARWTKRLGPLAPAAFFLLKAKSLLFLVFKLKFLLSFVVFFGLYWALFGWKFGLGFTLSILIHEMGHYVAARRRGLKTDLPVFLPGLGAYVRWYAQGTTLETLAAIALAGPTYGFIAALACGVIAIATHSALFAALAHTGAWLNLLNLIPVLGLDGAQATYALNRLQRGLILVTSLIFLAISHEWVFLFIALGMGWRTFTGPEQEKPSTPTMIRYVLLLFLLGVVIYVFPDTGRRF, encoded by the coding sequence GTGAACCCGTCCGTCGCCACACCGCAGATCGAAGCTCCCGAACCCGTCTTCAACTGCCCCCAATGCAGCCACTGGCTTCCCGCCGGCACAATCGCCTGCCCCGACTGTCAGCACATCATCTACTCCGACCACCTCCGCCGCATCGCCCTCGCGGCCAACGAGCAGGAGCGCAGCCAGCAGTGGGCCGCCGCCCGCGAGCTTTGGCAGACGGCCCTCCCCTGGCTCCCTCCCGGCACCCAGACCGACAGCGTCCACGCCAAGGTCCAGCAGCTCACCGCCCGCATCCAATCCGGCGAAGACCGGAAGGCCCGCTGGACTAAGCGGCTCGGCCCCCTGGCCCCGGCGGCCTTCTTCCTCCTCAAGGCCAAGTCGCTCCTCTTCCTCGTCTTCAAGCTCAAGTTCCTCCTGAGCTTTGTCGTCTTCTTCGGCCTGTACTGGGCGCTCTTCGGCTGGAAGTTCGGCCTCGGCTTCACGCTATCCATCCTCATCCACGAGATGGGCCACTACGTCGCCGCCCGCCGCCGCGGCCTCAAGACCGACCTGCCCGTCTTCCTCCCCGGCCTCGGAGCCTACGTCCGCTGGTACGCCCAGGGCACCACGCTCGAGACCCTCGCAGCCATCGCCCTCGCGGGACCGACTTACGGCTTCATCGCGGCGTTGGCCTGCGGCGTCATCGCCATCGCGACGCACTCGGCCCTCTTCGCCGCGCTGGCCCACACCGGCGCGTGGCTCAACCTGCTCAACCTCATCCCGGTCCTCGGGCTGGACGGCGCACAGGCCACCTACGCCCTCAACCGCCTGCAACGCGGCCTGATCCTGGTCACGAGCCTCATCTTCCTCGCGATCTCACACGAGTGGGTCTTCCTCTTCATCGCTCTGGGCATGGGCTGGCGCACCTTCACCGGCCCCGAACAGGAAAAACCCAGCACCCCCACCATGATCCGCTACGTACTGCTGCTCTTCCTTCTCGGCGTCGTCATCTACGTCTTCCCCGACACCGGCCGCCGCTTCTAA
- the hemL gene encoding glutamate-1-semialdehyde 2,1-aminomutase, whose protein sequence is MSTSRPMTRSRALQQRAASLLPGGVDSPVRAFRAVGGDPPFVARALGAYLHDADGNRYLDMFGSWGPMILGHAFPPAVEAIQSAAARSASFGASHADEANLAELVVRCFPSVERLRFVSSGTEACMSAIRLARGFTGRKFIIKFEGCYHGHADSLLVKAGSGIATLGIPGSAGVPEETAMHTLALPYNDLAAVESAFAAYHGQIACIIVEPVVGNAGTILPAPGYLAGLRALTHQHGALLIIDEVMTGFRLSLGGAQQIYGVTPDLTTLGKIVGGGLPCGAFGGRADVMEHLAPLGPVYQAGTLSGNPLAMAAGIATLTHLIEHEHAVYSHLERITRAIAEGVAAIAHERGIPLTTNRIGSMFTWFFTGQPVHDFTSAATSDAASFARFHHAMMDHGIWLPPSQYEAAFVSTEHGDVEVELILEAARKSLT, encoded by the coding sequence ATGTCCACCAGCCGCCCCATGACCCGCTCCCGCGCCCTCCAGCAGCGCGCCGCCTCCCTCCTGCCCGGCGGCGTCGACTCCCCCGTCCGCGCCTTCCGCGCCGTCGGCGGCGACCCGCCCTTCGTCGCCCGCGCCCTCGGCGCCTACCTCCACGACGCCGACGGCAACCGCTACCTCGACATGTTCGGCTCCTGGGGCCCCATGATCCTCGGCCACGCCTTCCCCCCCGCCGTCGAGGCCATCCAATCCGCCGCCGCCCGCTCCGCCAGCTTCGGAGCCTCGCACGCCGACGAGGCCAACCTCGCCGAACTCGTCGTCCGCTGCTTCCCCTCCGTCGAGCGCCTCCGCTTCGTCTCCTCCGGCACCGAGGCCTGCATGTCGGCCATCCGGCTGGCCCGCGGCTTCACCGGCCGCAAGTTCATCATCAAGTTCGAGGGCTGCTACCACGGCCACGCCGACTCGCTGCTGGTCAAGGCCGGCTCCGGCATAGCCACCCTCGGCATCCCCGGCTCGGCGGGCGTACCGGAGGAGACCGCCATGCACACCCTGGCGCTCCCCTACAACGACCTCGCCGCCGTCGAGTCCGCCTTCGCCGCCTACCACGGCCAGATCGCCTGCATCATCGTCGAGCCGGTCGTCGGCAACGCCGGGACCATCCTGCCCGCGCCCGGCTACCTCGCGGGCCTGCGCGCCCTCACCCATCAGCACGGCGCGCTCCTCATCATCGACGAAGTAATGACCGGCTTCCGCCTCTCCCTCGGCGGCGCGCAACAAATCTACGGAGTCACCCCCGACCTCACCACCCTCGGCAAAATTGTAGGCGGCGGCCTCCCCTGCGGAGCCTTCGGCGGCCGCGCCGACGTCATGGAGCACCTCGCCCCGCTAGGCCCCGTCTATCAAGCGGGCACCCTCTCCGGCAACCCGCTCGCGATGGCGGCAGGCATCGCCACCCTCACCCACCTCATCGAGCACGAGCATGCCGTCTACTCGCACCTCGAGCGCATCACCCGCGCCATCGCCGAGGGCGTAGCGGCCATCGCCCACGAGCGCGGCATCCCCCTCACGACCAACCGCATCGGCTCCATGTTCACGTGGTTCTTCACCGGCCAGCCGGTCCACGACTTCACCTCCGCCGCCACCAGCGACGCGGCCTCCTTCGCCCGCTTCCACCACGCCATGATGGACCACGGCATCTGGCTCCCCCCCAGCCAGTACGAAGCCGCCTTCGTCAGCACGGAGCACGGCGACGTCGAGGTCGAGCTGATCCTCGAAGCCGCCCGCAAATCCCTCACCTAA